Proteins from one Terriglobia bacterium genomic window:
- a CDS encoding protein phosphatase 2C domain-containing protein, which translates to MTLAVEVAGKTDTGCVRQNNEDNFGFDSRYGIFVVCDGMGGQAAGEVASKMGVDVLLKYFREVAPSVSPKTAAIRATAAITPIPETDDEEFTPQSAKTAAITTAASGAGALARAIYLANRTIYAAGRDGNGRTGMGSTIVAALVRGHSLAIGHVGDSRIYMIRHGAIQQLTQDHSLVMEQVRLGYITREQAEKSELQNVILRALGSEEDVQPDIDELVAVPGDLILMTSDGLTRHVQDEEILAIVKNSDSLTQACNALVQLAKERGGDDNITCLLLRIVERPWFKSLFRKFFFGGQQWQNSI; encoded by the coding sequence ATGACGCTTGCGGTAGAAGTTGCCGGCAAAACCGATACGGGATGCGTCCGTCAGAACAACGAAGACAACTTCGGGTTCGACTCGCGCTACGGCATCTTTGTGGTCTGCGACGGCATGGGCGGGCAGGCCGCGGGCGAGGTCGCCAGCAAGATGGGCGTGGACGTGCTGCTGAAATATTTTCGCGAAGTGGCGCCTTCCGTCAGCCCGAAAACCGCCGCCATCCGCGCGACGGCTGCCATCACGCCGATACCAGAAACAGACGATGAGGAGTTCACGCCGCAATCCGCGAAAACCGCAGCCATAACCACAGCCGCTTCCGGCGCAGGCGCTTTGGCCCGCGCCATTTACCTGGCCAACCGCACCATCTACGCCGCGGGACGCGACGGCAACGGACGCACCGGCATGGGCTCAACCATTGTGGCGGCGCTGGTGCGCGGACACTCGCTGGCGATTGGCCACGTGGGCGACAGCCGCATTTACATGATCCGCCATGGCGCCATCCAGCAACTGACACAGGACCACTCGCTGGTGATGGAACAAGTGCGCCTGGGTTACATCACGCGCGAACAGGCGGAGAAGTCAGAGTTGCAGAACGTGATCCTGCGCGCGCTGGGCTCGGAAGAAGACGTGCAGCCGGACATTGACGAACTGGTGGCCGTACCGGGCGACCTGATCCTGATGACGTCTGACGGGCTGACTCGGCACGTGCAGGACGAAGAGATTCTGGCAATCGTCAAGAACTCGGATTCATTGACTCAAGCCTGCAACGCGCTGGTCCAGTTGGCCAAAGAGCGCGGCGGCGACGACAACATTACGTGCCTGCTCCTGCGGATTGTGGAGCGGCCATGGTTCAAATCACTTTTTAGAAAGTTCTTTTTCGGAGGCCAGCAATGGCAAAACTCTATTTGA
- a CDS encoding electron transfer flavoprotein-ubiquinone oxidoreductase, producing the protein MIYFRKPLEGIERPQMEADVTIVGGGPAGMACALRLSQLIDKHNARYPDAALSKENINVLEKAREVGQHSLSGAVLDPRSMDELLPGWRDEAPLDAQVDQESFYFLTEKKSYRAPLMPPPMMDHGNYVISLNRFMKWLGEKVEQAGITVFTGFAGSELTYDGNRVTGVITDDKGVDKTGQKKSNFEPGYELKSKVTVLAEGTRGSLTKQLVGKFDLHKDRNPQVYGVGVKELWEVPSGRIKQGEVILTLGWPLTTKEYGGSWMYGAKDNLVSLGYVTSLDYADPRTDPQRVLQMWKTHPLIAHLLEGGKMIRYGAKSMPYGGWFSMPPLAGDGWMIVGDSAGFLNSQRLKGIHLAIKSGMLAGETAFSALVANKFDAEKLQEYKFAVDASWIRDELWEVRNFHQGFENGLVSGLLHTALQQMTGGRGLHRIYPAHAGHTRMQHLDQLPEDGGNRAQVLGKAKGDGKLTFDKLTDLYHSGTKHEEDQPSHLVIADTNICNTKCVTEFGNPCQNFCPANVYEMEEATGADAAKNAAKDATQGKRIHLNPSNCVHCKTCDIADPYEIITWVPPEGGGGPNYDGM; encoded by the coding sequence ATGATCTATTTCCGCAAACCACTTGAGGGAATTGAGCGTCCGCAGATGGAAGCGGACGTAACCATTGTGGGCGGCGGGCCGGCCGGCATGGCTTGCGCGCTGCGCCTGTCGCAGCTTATTGACAAGCACAACGCCCGCTACCCCGACGCGGCGCTCAGCAAGGAAAACATCAACGTCCTGGAAAAAGCGCGTGAAGTGGGCCAGCACTCGCTTTCCGGCGCGGTGCTTGATCCGCGCTCCATGGACGAACTGCTTCCCGGCTGGCGCGATGAAGCTCCGCTGGACGCGCAGGTGGACCAGGAGAGCTTCTATTTTCTGACCGAGAAAAAATCGTATCGCGCGCCGCTGATGCCTCCTCCGATGATGGACCACGGCAATTACGTGATCTCGCTCAACCGCTTCATGAAGTGGCTGGGAGAAAAAGTGGAGCAGGCGGGGATTACCGTGTTCACAGGCTTTGCCGGATCGGAGCTGACGTATGACGGCAATCGCGTGACCGGCGTGATCACCGACGACAAAGGCGTGGACAAGACGGGGCAGAAGAAATCGAACTTTGAGCCCGGGTATGAGTTGAAGTCCAAAGTCACGGTGCTGGCGGAAGGCACGCGAGGGTCGCTGACCAAGCAACTTGTCGGCAAATTCGATCTACATAAAGACCGCAACCCGCAGGTGTACGGCGTGGGCGTGAAGGAGCTGTGGGAAGTGCCGTCGGGACGGATCAAGCAGGGCGAAGTCATCTTGACGCTGGGCTGGCCGCTCACGACGAAAGAATACGGCGGGTCATGGATGTACGGGGCGAAAGACAATCTGGTTTCGCTCGGCTACGTGACCAGTCTGGATTACGCCGACCCGCGCACCGATCCGCAGCGTGTGCTGCAAATGTGGAAGACGCATCCGCTAATCGCGCACCTGCTGGAGGGCGGAAAGATGATCCGTTACGGCGCCAAGTCCATGCCGTACGGCGGATGGTTCTCCATGCCGCCGCTGGCGGGCGATGGCTGGATGATTGTGGGCGACTCCGCCGGGTTCCTCAATTCGCAACGACTCAAGGGCATTCACTTGGCGATCAAGAGCGGCATGCTGGCCGGCGAGACGGCGTTCTCGGCGCTAGTGGCCAACAAATTCGATGCCGAAAAGCTGCAGGAATATAAGTTCGCGGTGGACGCCAGCTGGATCAGAGACGAGCTGTGGGAGGTCCGCAACTTCCATCAGGGATTTGAGAATGGCCTGGTTTCCGGTCTGTTGCATACGGCGCTGCAGCAGATGACCGGCGGACGCGGCCTGCATCGCATTTACCCGGCGCACGCGGGGCACACGCGCATGCAGCACCTGGACCAATTGCCGGAAGACGGCGGGAACCGCGCGCAGGTGCTGGGCAAAGCCAAAGGCGACGGCAAGCTCACGTTCGACAAACTTACCGATCTTTACCACTCCGGCACCAAGCATGAAGAAGACCAGCCATCGCACCTGGTAATTGCCGACACCAACATCTGCAACACCAAGTGCGTGACGGAGTTCGGCAACCCGTGCCAGAACTTCTGTCCGGCCAACGTGTACGAGATGGAAGAAGCCACGGGCGCTGACGCTGCGAAAAACGCGGCGAAGGACGCAACCCAGGGCAAACGCATCCACCTGAACCCATCGAACTGCGTGCACTGCAAGACCTGCGACATCGCCGACCCCTACGAGATCATCACCTGGGTGCCGCCGGAGGGCGGCGGCGGGCCGAATTACGATGGGATGTGA
- the moaA gene encoding GTP 3',8-cyclase MoaA gives MVATLAGSVSDAGHAAENRNELMRLQDKHGRYITDLRVSITDRCNYRCVYCRTGNQGAQYSELPFNDYLRMVRILVGMGIEKVRLTGGEPLLRNGLVGFVRDVARLRTLDGHQPDIAITTNGHLLTDLVRPLKEAGLSRATISMDAVDREKFARITRVPNGYDNVLAGIRAAKKAGLEPVKVNCVLLRGFNEDQIVEFAKFSRDEGVVVRFIEFMPLEEDRVWSPNVVVTMDEVLQKLNEFRPVRQLPNAPSETARRYTFDDGRGEIGIIAPVSHPFCGHCSRIRLTSDGKLRTCLFSLLDHDMAGRMHRGASDSDLTDYVRSVVEQKEARHHIGEPGFIKPSRSMVHIGG, from the coding sequence ATGGTCGCAACATTGGCCGGGTCGGTAAGCGACGCCGGTCATGCGGCGGAAAACAGAAACGAGCTCATGCGGCTTCAGGACAAACACGGGCGGTACATCACGGACTTGCGGGTGAGCATCACCGACCGCTGCAACTACCGCTGCGTTTACTGCCGCACCGGCAACCAGGGCGCACAATATTCCGAGCTTCCCTTCAATGACTACCTGCGCATGGTGCGGATTCTAGTCGGGATGGGGATTGAGAAAGTCCGCTTGACCGGCGGTGAGCCTCTGCTACGCAACGGCCTGGTGGGATTTGTTCGCGACGTAGCCAGGCTGCGCACGCTGGATGGCCATCAGCCGGACATCGCCATCACCACCAACGGCCACCTGCTGACCGACCTGGTGCGGCCGCTGAAAGAAGCCGGGCTTTCCCGCGCCACCATCAGCATGGATGCGGTGGACAGAGAGAAGTTTGCGCGCATCACGCGCGTGCCCAACGGGTATGACAATGTACTGGCGGGAATCCGCGCCGCCAAGAAAGCCGGGTTGGAGCCGGTGAAAGTAAATTGCGTTCTGCTGCGGGGATTCAACGAAGACCAGATTGTGGAGTTCGCCAAGTTCTCCCGCGACGAAGGCGTGGTGGTGCGCTTCATTGAATTCATGCCGCTGGAAGAAGACCGCGTGTGGTCGCCCAACGTTGTTGTCACCATGGACGAGGTCCTGCAGAAGTTGAACGAGTTTCGTCCGGTGCGGCAGTTGCCCAACGCGCCCAGCGAGACAGCGCGGCGCTACACGTTTGACGACGGACGCGGCGAGATCGGGATCATTGCGCCGGTTTCGCATCCCTTCTGCGGACATTGCTCGCGCATCCGTCTGACATCGGACGGCAAGCTGCGCACCTGCTTGTTTTCTCTTCTCGATCATGACATGGCGGGACGCATGCACCGCGGCGCCAGTGACAGTGATTTAACTGATTACGTTCGTTCAGTGGTCGAGCAGAAAGAGGCGCGCCATCATATTGGCGAGCCTGGATTTATCAAACCTTCGCGCAGCATGGTGCACATTGGCGGCTAG
- a CDS encoding sugar MFS transporter, which yields MAMVSTLFFAWGFLTCLNDILIPHLKNIFELNYAAVMLVQFAFFSAYFVFSMPSGKIVEWIGYKRAMVTGLLTMACGALLFVPAAALPAFPLFLTALIVLAAGMTILQTSANPYVAILGPSRTASSRLNLTQAFNSLGTTLAPTFGSWLILGAVGAPLAVEAMQAMTGDQLHAYRVQQAASVKAPYIGLAVALIVLAAIVGLFKLPVIEYAEAHGGASGSIWRHRHLVLGAVAIFVYVGAEVAIGSLMTNYLNQKDIGNMPLKDAAGHLQYYWGGAMMGRFAGSWVLRRVKTHRLLALAATTAAALVSASMLTTGHVAMWSMILVGLFNSIMFPSIFTLAIAGLGPLTGRASGLLVAAIVGGAIVPELQGVLADHIGIHHAFIIPLVCYIYVILYALRWSAEKSQP from the coding sequence ATGGCCATGGTGTCCACGCTGTTCTTTGCCTGGGGCTTTCTGACTTGCCTGAATGACATCCTGATCCCGCATTTGAAGAACATCTTTGAACTGAATTACGCGGCAGTGATGCTGGTGCAGTTTGCTTTCTTTTCCGCGTATTTTGTGTTCTCCATGCCGTCCGGCAAGATCGTCGAATGGATTGGCTACAAACGGGCCATGGTGACCGGACTGTTGACCATGGCTTGCGGTGCTCTGCTGTTTGTACCGGCGGCGGCGCTACCGGCGTTTCCGCTTTTCCTGACGGCGCTGATTGTGCTGGCCGCGGGGATGACCATATTGCAAACGTCGGCGAATCCCTACGTTGCCATTCTTGGACCGTCGCGCACGGCGTCGAGCCGGCTGAACCTGACGCAGGCATTCAATTCCCTGGGGACCACGCTGGCGCCGACGTTCGGAAGCTGGCTGATCCTGGGCGCGGTGGGCGCGCCGCTGGCGGTGGAAGCCATGCAGGCGATGACCGGCGACCAACTGCACGCGTATCGCGTGCAACAGGCAGCGTCAGTGAAGGCGCCATACATTGGGCTGGCGGTGGCGTTGATTGTACTGGCGGCGATTGTCGGACTGTTCAAGCTTCCGGTGATCGAATACGCCGAGGCCCATGGTGGCGCCAGCGGCAGCATTTGGCGCCATCGCCACCTGGTGCTGGGAGCGGTGGCCATCTTTGTGTATGTTGGGGCCGAGGTGGCCATCGGCAGCCTGATGACCAACTACCTCAACCAGAAAGATATTGGCAACATGCCATTGAAGGACGCGGCCGGCCATTTGCAGTACTACTGGGGCGGCGCCATGATGGGAAGATTTGCCGGGTCCTGGGTGTTGCGCCGGGTGAAAACACACAGGCTGCTGGCTTTGGCCGCGACCACGGCGGCGGCGCTGGTGAGCGCGTCCATGCTGACGACAGGCCATGTGGCGATGTGGAGCATGATTCTAGTGGGCCTGTTCAACTCCATCATGTTTCCCAGCATCTTCACGCTGGCCATCGCCGGACTGGGACCACTCACCGGACGCGCGTCCGGCTTGCTGGTGGCGGCCATCGTCGGGGGCGCCATTGTTCCCGAACTGCAAGGCGTGCTGGCCGACCATATTGGAATCCACCATGCGTTCATCATTCCGCTGGTTTGCTACATTTATGTGATCTTGTACGCGCTGCGGTGGTCCGCCGAGAAGAGCCAGCCGTGA
- a CDS encoding SpoIIE family protein phosphatase, translating to MATATTIRPQEASLLIDIAGQRRRVEVFRLPFTIGRSDDADATIADFRVSRLHARLLGEDGVYFVEDTGSRHGTFVNGARCERMRLKHLDEITFGVPGLKIIFQAGPAPGSAASMLLTRFASDTDVSELEKLRLFLEAARSLGGGLVVRDILRNMLDYALRLTKAERGFVYLREKDTAALACGVDSRGNQLTQDANVSNSVIQDALTSASEFIAGDTSQQSALAARQSIVMNELRTVVAIPLRAKRVATGAAAAEVQGVLYLDSHLASRNLSGVSPEVLRALAAECAAVLESARLMEAEQSARQYRQEMEIAASIQRSLSSEAEVRCEFAQVSGRTIPCKEVGGDFFDVHVSPDAVTVIVGDVSGKGISAALLASVIHGMFYAQISTGSPLVETMHAINQFLCSRVAGQKYATLLAAQLKHDGRLEIVNCGHVPGLISAAGAVTQVQDGDMPVGLMADASFHSIQAQLAPGARLVIITDGISETENAEGAEFGLEKVEVLLGAQDPLSAILGAVNTFSGHAEAQDDRTLLVLERLQ from the coding sequence ATGGCTACCGCAACCACAATCCGGCCGCAGGAAGCCTCTCTTCTGATTGACATTGCTGGCCAGCGCCGCCGGGTGGAAGTTTTCCGCTTGCCCTTTACCATCGGCCGCTCGGACGACGCCGACGCCACCATCGCCGACTTCCGCGTCTCCCGCCTGCATGCCCGCCTGCTCGGCGAAGACGGCGTGTACTTCGTCGAGGACACCGGAAGCCGCCACGGCACTTTCGTCAACGGAGCGCGCTGCGAGCGCATGCGCCTCAAGCACCTTGACGAGATCACCTTCGGCGTTCCCGGCCTGAAGATTATTTTCCAGGCGGGTCCCGCGCCGGGCAGCGCCGCCAGCATGCTGCTCACGCGCTTTGCTTCGGATACTGACGTCTCTGAGCTGGAGAAGCTCCGGCTCTTTCTCGAAGCCGCGCGCAGTCTGGGCGGCGGCCTGGTGGTGCGCGATATCCTACGCAACATGCTGGACTATGCTCTGCGCCTCACCAAAGCCGAACGCGGCTTTGTTTACCTGCGGGAAAAAGACACGGCTGCCCTGGCCTGCGGTGTGGACAGCCGGGGCAACCAGCTTACCCAGGACGCCAACGTTTCCAACTCCGTGATCCAGGACGCCCTCACCTCGGCTTCAGAATTCATTGCCGGCGACACCTCGCAGCAGAGCGCGCTTGCCGCCCGGCAGAGCATTGTGATGAACGAACTGCGCACCGTGGTGGCCATTCCGCTGCGCGCCAAGCGCGTGGCCACGGGCGCGGCCGCGGCCGAAGTTCAAGGCGTGCTCTACCTGGATAGTCACCTGGCCTCGCGCAATCTCTCCGGCGTGAGCCCGGAAGTGCTGCGTGCGCTCGCCGCAGAATGCGCCGCGGTGCTGGAGAGCGCGCGGCTCATGGAAGCCGAGCAGTCCGCCCGCCAGTATCGCCAGGAAATGGAAATTGCCGCCTCCATCCAGCGCAGCCTCAGTTCAGAGGCTGAGGTCCGCTGTGAATTCGCTCAGGTCTCCGGTCGCACTATTCCCTGCAAGGAAGTTGGCGGCGACTTTTTTGATGTCCACGTCTCGCCCGACGCCGTCACCGTCATCGTGGGCGACGTCTCCGGCAAGGGCATCTCCGCCGCGCTGCTGGCCTCGGTGATCCACGGCATGTTTTACGCGCAGATCTCCACCGGCTCCCCGTTGGTGGAAACCATGCACGCCATCAATCAATTTCTCTGTTCGCGCGTGGCCGGGCAAAAATACGCGACCCTGCTGGCCGCCCAGCTCAAGCATGACGGCCGCCTGGAGATCGTCAACTGCGGCCACGTTCCGGGACTCATCTCCGCCGCCGGTGCCGTGACCCAGGTGCAGGACGGCGACATGCCGGTGGGCTTGATGGCTGACGCTTCCTTCCACTCCATCCAGGCGCAGCTCGCGCCCGGCGCGCGGCTGGTGATCATCACCGACGGCATCAGCGAAACCGAAAACGCCGAAGGCGCGGAATTTGGCTTGGAAAAAGTGGAAGTCTTGCTGGGCGCGCAAGACCCGTTGTCGGCGATTCTAGGCGCCGTGAATACCTTCAGCGGCCACGCTGAAGCCCAGGACGATCGCACCCTGCTGGTGCTGGAACGCCTGCAGTAA
- a CDS encoding MBL fold metallo-hydrolase translates to MYFEQFYLGCLAHASYMLGSEGEAAVVDPQRDVDIYLQAAAEQGLEIRHIFETHLHADFVSGHAELAARTGANIYIGERAEAAFPNVALRDGFELKMGKVRVASMETPGHTPESVCLVITDEEKSANPWAVLTGDTLFLGDVGRPDLSKAYTSQQLAGMLYDSLHGKLLKLADDVLVYPAHGAGSLCGKNMRAERFSTLGTERLTNYALQIKDRNEFIRQLTTNLPARPEYFLQDAQINRQGAPSLAGLPPLKALAPAELKTQMEQDAFALDVRPSEEFAAAHVPGSVNIALSGQFASWAGIVLGAGSRPVLIADTPEQYSEARLRLTRVGIEDPQGFLEGGVQAWKQAGFAVAALQQMSPEELLQKLGDGQINVLDVRRESEWQAGHIAGANWWPLDNFRVSAPEVDPALPVAVHCQSGYRSVIACSLLQRAGLENVFDVSGGFAAWRQSGLPVEVAEPELESK, encoded by the coding sequence ATGTATTTTGAGCAGTTTTATCTGGGATGTCTGGCGCACGCCTCGTACATGCTGGGGTCGGAAGGCGAAGCCGCGGTGGTGGATCCCCAGCGCGACGTGGACATCTACCTGCAAGCGGCGGCCGAACAGGGCCTGGAAATCCGCCACATTTTTGAAACTCACCTGCACGCCGATTTTGTTTCCGGACACGCCGAGTTGGCGGCGCGGACGGGAGCCAATATCTATATCGGCGAAAGGGCCGAGGCCGCTTTTCCCAACGTGGCTTTGCGGGACGGCTTCGAATTGAAAATGGGCAAGGTGCGCGTGGCCTCAATGGAGACTCCCGGGCACACGCCGGAGAGCGTCTGCCTGGTGATCACGGACGAAGAAAAGTCCGCCAATCCCTGGGCGGTGCTGACCGGAGACACACTGTTCTTGGGCGACGTTGGACGGCCGGACCTATCGAAAGCCTACACATCGCAACAACTCGCGGGAATGCTTTATGACAGTCTGCACGGCAAGCTGCTGAAACTGGCGGACGACGTTCTGGTGTATCCCGCGCACGGCGCCGGTTCGCTGTGCGGTAAGAACATGCGCGCGGAACGCTTTTCCACGCTAGGCACCGAGCGGCTCACCAATTACGCGCTGCAGATCAAAGACCGCAATGAATTCATACGCCAGCTAACGACGAACCTGCCGGCGCGTCCGGAATATTTTCTGCAAGACGCGCAGATCAACCGGCAGGGCGCTCCGTCGCTGGCCGGGTTGCCGCCGCTCAAGGCGCTCGCTCCGGCCGAACTCAAGACGCAAATGGAGCAAGACGCGTTTGCGCTGGATGTCCGCCCCAGCGAAGAATTCGCAGCCGCGCACGTGCCGGGGTCGGTGAACATCGCGTTGTCCGGGCAATTTGCGTCGTGGGCGGGAATCGTTTTGGGCGCCGGCTCGCGTCCGGTGCTGATCGCCGATACGCCGGAGCAATATTCGGAAGCACGCTTGCGGCTGACGCGCGTGGGCATTGAAGATCCGCAGGGCTTCCTGGAAGGCGGAGTGCAAGCCTGGAAGCAGGCGGGATTCGCCGTGGCCGCGTTGCAGCAGATGAGTCCGGAGGAATTGCTGCAAAAGCTGGGCGATGGACAGATCAACGTCCTGGACGTGCGGCGTGAATCCGAGTGGCAGGCCGGGCACATCGCCGGAGCCAACTGGTGGCCTTTGGACAATTTCAGAGTGTCGGCGCCGGAAGTTGATCCTGCGTTGCCGGTGGCGGTGCATTGCCAGAGTGGATATCGCAGCGTGATCGCCTGCAGCCTGCTGCAACGCGCCGGCCTGGAAAACGTGTTTGACGTCTCCGGCGGGTTTGCCGCGTGGCGGCAGTCAGGATTGCCGGTGGAAGTTGCGGAACCCGAACTCGAGAGCAAGTGA
- a CDS encoding sel1 repeat family protein, translating to MERAKAGDAAARAELGRAYEDGKGVPQDDVKAAEWFRKAADQGNAQAQNSLGVMYALGRGVARDKEEAVRWYRKAAKGGLSEGFYNVAISYFNGEGVPGDLQLAYAYMMIAQSKGNPQAAEALQHMGDELHGRVDFSKFRLAGIYEQGDEVPQDFAAAATLYRELAALGPRQGFFVAQAEFRLCQFCVTGRGVPKDFVQAASRCKAAAQQGVYAAYVVLGRMAEKGLGEPADLKHATDWYRKAAAESVPEGFMEMGRLKLQSSSHDDVKEAYFWFQLARLAKLPQADAQLQKAAAQLTEQEIASAAKAAEEWRRGPKADRGKKIKIH from the coding sequence ATGGAACGCGCGAAGGCCGGCGACGCCGCCGCCCGAGCCGAACTGGGGCGGGCCTATGAAGATGGCAAAGGCGTCCCTCAGGATGACGTCAAAGCCGCGGAATGGTTTCGCAAAGCCGCCGACCAGGGCAACGCCCAGGCACAGAATAGCCTGGGGGTAATGTACGCGCTTGGGCGCGGGGTCGCGCGTGACAAGGAGGAAGCGGTCCGCTGGTATCGCAAAGCGGCAAAGGGCGGACTTTCTGAAGGGTTCTACAACGTGGCCATCTCTTATTTCAATGGTGAGGGCGTGCCGGGAGATCTTCAGCTGGCGTACGCCTACATGATGATCGCGCAGAGCAAAGGCAACCCGCAGGCTGCCGAGGCCCTCCAGCACATGGGCGATGAACTCCACGGCCGCGTGGATTTTTCCAAGTTCAGACTGGCCGGGATCTACGAGCAGGGGGACGAAGTGCCGCAGGACTTCGCGGCAGCGGCAACGCTGTATCGCGAACTCGCCGCCTTGGGGCCGAGGCAAGGATTCTTCGTTGCCCAGGCGGAATTTCGCCTGTGCCAGTTCTGCGTGACCGGGAGAGGAGTACCGAAGGATTTTGTCCAGGCTGCATCACGCTGCAAGGCGGCGGCCCAGCAGGGCGTCTATGCTGCCTACGTGGTGCTCGGCCGCATGGCCGAAAAAGGCCTGGGCGAACCAGCCGACTTGAAGCACGCAACCGATTGGTACCGCAAGGCAGCCGCGGAAAGCGTGCCTGAAGGTTTCATGGAAATGGGACGGCTCAAGCTCCAGTCCAGTTCGCATGATGACGTGAAGGAAGCATACTTCTGGTTTCAGCTTGCCCGGCTGGCCAAGCTTCCCCAGGCTGACGCGCAACTGCAAAAGGCGGCGGCCCAACTCACGGAACAGGAAATCGCGTCTGCGGCAAAAGCGGCCGAAGAATGGCGCCGCGGTCCCAAGGCGGATCGAGGCAAGAAGATCAAGATTCATTGA
- a CDS encoding GNAT family N-acetyltransferase — translation MEIRILTEHDAEAWWHLRRLALETDPRSFVESVADHERNSIEQTRERVRRGGAENFIVGMFEDGRLAGMAGFYRDQHAHLRHKGHIWGVYVRQESRGKGAAKKMIEEIIRRARQIPGVEQILLVVSATQAAARRVYESLGFRRYGTEPKSLKVSGEYIDDELMVLYL, via the coding sequence ATGGAAATCAGAATCTTGACCGAACACGACGCCGAAGCCTGGTGGCACTTGCGCCGGCTGGCGCTGGAAACCGATCCGCGGTCGTTCGTTGAGTCCGTCGCCGACCACGAAAGGAACTCCATCGAACAAACGCGGGAGAGAGTTCGCCGCGGCGGCGCGGAGAACTTTATTGTCGGCATGTTTGAAGACGGCCGGTTGGCGGGGATGGCCGGGTTCTATCGCGACCAGCATGCGCACTTGCGACACAAGGGACATATTTGGGGCGTGTACGTGCGCCAGGAGTCGCGCGGCAAGGGCGCGGCAAAGAAGATGATCGAAGAAATTATCCGGAGGGCGCGGCAGATTCCCGGCGTGGAGCAGATCCTGCTGGTGGTGTCGGCAACGCAGGCGGCTGCGCGTAGAGTGTATGAGTCATTGGGGTTCCGGCGTTACGGCACGGAGCCGAAGTCGCTCAAAGTCAGCGGCGAATATATTGATGATGAGTTGATGGTGCTGTATTTGTAG
- a CDS encoding FHA domain-containing protein, with product MAKLYLKFGASTLKEIPLTQATATIGRQPDNTVQIDNPAVSGHHAKITWNQDHYVVEDLGSLNGTFVNNARVEKTKLRHCDLMKIGKHEIEFKNEGPAPVAAIAAKAGPATPKLDNTVMLDTKQAQELLAKNAAPAVMSASGVPIKEHIGILSVLEGKTDQQRYVLTGKMTMIGKSKMASIHLKGWFAPNSAALISRRDNKYFIAPAETKVKLKVNGQDLHAQRDLAAGDVIEVGKLKAAFSFQE from the coding sequence ATGGCAAAACTCTATTTGAAATTTGGGGCATCCACGCTGAAGGAAATACCGCTCACGCAAGCTACGGCCACCATCGGCCGCCAGCCGGACAACACCGTGCAGATTGATAATCCGGCGGTGTCCGGGCATCACGCCAAGATCACCTGGAACCAGGACCACTACGTGGTGGAAGACCTGGGTTCGCTGAACGGCACGTTCGTGAACAACGCGCGCGTGGAGAAAACCAAGCTGCGGCACTGCGACTTGATGAAGATCGGCAAGCACGAGATCGAGTTCAAGAATGAAGGTCCGGCGCCGGTGGCGGCCATTGCCGCCAAGGCGGGCCCGGCCACGCCCAAGCTGGACAACACGGTGATGCTGGACACCAAACAGGCGCAGGAACTGCTGGCCAAGAACGCGGCGCCAGCGGTGATGTCGGCGTCGGGCGTTCCGATCAAGGAGCACATCGGCATCCTGAGCGTGCTGGAGGGCAAGACTGACCAGCAAAGATACGTGCTCACGGGCAAGATGACGATGATTGGCAAGTCGAAAATGGCTTCGATCCACCTGAAGGGCTGGTTCGCGCCGAATTCTGCGGCGTTGATCAGCCGTCGCGACAACAAATACTTTATCGCGCCCGCGGAAACCAAGGTGAAGCTCAAGGTGAACGGCCAGGACCTGCACGCGCAGCGCGACCTGGCGGCCGGCGACGTTATTGAAGTAGGCAAGTTGAAAGCGGCGTTCAGCTTCCAGGAGTGA